From the genome of Chelmon rostratus isolate fCheRos1 chromosome 1, fCheRos1.pri, whole genome shotgun sequence, one region includes:
- the scube2 gene encoding signal peptide, CUB and EGF-like domain-containing protein 2 isoform X4 — protein sequence MGAIWAARDFCLFLLLLNSRQSTALPEIRADPCAEGSDGCHIDAICQTTQGSYKCTCKAGFKGDGKHCEDIDECDLEHNGGCVHECNNIPGNYRCTCYDGFNLAHDGHNCLDVDECKFNNGGCQHTCVNIMGSYECRCKEGFFLSDNQHTCIHRSVEGLNCMNKEHGCAHICKETPKGGVACECRPGFELARNQRGCILTCNHGNGGCQHTCEDTENGPICRCHVRYTLQPDKRSCVERDEATTESSDHNATSFTEVDKRVKRRLLMETCALNNGGCDCTCKDTSTGVRCSCPVGFTLQPDGKTCKDIDECELHNGGCEHFCRNTIGSFECNCRKGFKLLTDERSCQDIDECFFERTCDHTCVNSPGGFQCLCNKGYTMYGLAHCGDINECSVNNGGCEQGCENTMGGFECFCHPGYKLHWNKKDCIAESCDLNCVRRRSEKRLRKTIRTLRKSINREQFHLHFAGSDYELGKSLGQPAELPGHCVAGQMLVGRKCVSCSVGTYYDGDQGRCVLCPAGTYQDEEGQMSCEVCPGPEGREVSKVVGARNISECGGQCPPGQYSHDGFIPCLPCPLGTYQPEVGRTSCFPCGGNLVTKRSAAVAFQECETKVQCSPGHYYNTSTHRCIRCPTGTYQGEFGQNYCVACPGNTTTDFDGSTNIMQCKNRQCGGELGDFTGYIESPNYPGNYPANVECTWTINPPPKRRILIVVPEIYLPIEDECGDYLVMRKSSLSNSVTTYETCQTYERPIAFTSRSKRLWIQFRSNEGNSGKGFQVPYVTYDEDYQELIEDIVRDGRLYASENHQEILKDKKLMKALFDVLAHPQNFFNYTAQESREMFPKSFIRFLRSKVLRFLRP from the exons ATGGGAGCTATTTGGGCTGCAAGggacttttgtttgtttttgctcttgttAAATAGTCGCCAAAGCACAGCGCTTCCAGAGATTCGAG CAGATCCATGTGCTGAGGGAAGTGATGGCTGTCACATTGATGCAATTTGTCAGACTACCCAAGGCTCATACAAGTGCACGTGTAAAGCAGGCTTTAAAGGAGATGGAAAACACTGCGAAG acatCGATGAATGCGACTTGGAGCACAATGGTGGCTGCGTACACGAGTGCAACAATATACCAGGCAATTATCGCTGCACTTGTTATGACGGATTCAATTTGGCACATGATGGACATAACTGTCTCG ATGTGGATGAATGCAAGTTCAACAATGGTGGGTGCCAACACACTTGTGTCAACATTATGGGCAGCTATGAGTGCCGCTGCAAGGAGGGCTTCTTCCTCAGCGACAACCAGCACACATGCATCCACCGCTCTGTGG AGGGCCTCAACTGTATGAATAAGGAGCACGGCTGCGCCCACATCTGCAAAGAGACACCCAAAGGAGGTGTGGCCTGTGAGTGTCGTCCAGGGTTCGAGCTGGCCAGGAACCAGAGAGGCTGCATCT TAACTTGTAACCACGGCAACGGAGGCTGTCAGCACACCTGTGAAGACACGGAGAACGGCCCCATATGCAGGTGTCATGTCAGGTACACCCTGCAACCTGACAAGAGGTCATGTGTAG aacgAGATGAGGCCACCACCGAGTCCTCAGACCACAACGCAACATCCTTCACTGAGGTGGACAAACGAGTCAAACGAAGACTGTTAATGG AAACCTGTGCGTTGAACAATGGGGGGTGCGACTGCACCTGTAAAGACACATCCACAGGCGTACGCTGCAGCTGCCCCGTCGGCTTCACGCTGCAGCCGGatggaaaaacatgcaaag ATATCGATGAGTGTGAGCTTCACAATGGCGGTTGTGAACACTTCTGCAGGAACACCATCGGCAGCTTTGAGTGCAACTGCAGAAAAGGCTTCAAGCTGCTGACAGATGAACGTTCTTGTCAAG ATATAGATGAGTGCTTTTTTGAGCGGACATGTGATCACACTTGTGTGAACTCCCCTGGAGgttttcagtgtctgtgcaaCAAAGGCTACACCATGTATGGACTGGCCCACTGCGGAG atATAAATGAATGCAGTGTAAACAATGGCGGTTGCGAGCAGGGTTGTGAGAACACCATGGGTGGATTTGAATGCTTTTGCCATCCTGGCTATAAGctgcactggaacaaaaaggaCTGCATTG CAGAGAGCTGTGACCTGAACTGCGTGCGCCGACGCTCAGAGAAGAGGCTCAGGAAGACCATCCGGACCCTGAGGAAGTCCATCAACCGGGAACAGTTCCACCTCCACTTTGCCGGTTCGGACTACGAGCTCGGCAAGAGTCTGGGCCAGCCGGCTGAGCTGCCGGGACACTGTGTGGCAGGACAGATGCTGGTGGGCAGGAAATGTG TGAGCTGCAGTGTCGGGACTTACTACGACGGGGATCAGGgaaggtgtgtgttgtgtccagCTGGAACGTATCAGGATGAGGAAGGACAGATGTCTTGTGAGGTCTGTCCTGGACCTGAAGGGAGAGAAGTCTCCAAGGTGGTCGGGGCTCGAAACATATCGGAGTGTGGAG gtcagTGTCCACCCGGTCAGTACTCTCATGATGGTTTCATCCCCTGCCTGCCCTGTCCACTGGGAACGTACCAGCCAGAGGTGGGGCGCACCTCCTGCTTCCCTTGTGGAGGGAACCTGGTGACCAAGCgcagtgctgctgttgccttCCAGGAGTGTGAGACCAAAG TCCAGTGCTCTCCAGGACATTACTACAACACCAGCACACACCGCTGCATCCGCTGTCCGACGGGCACGTATCAAGGAGAGTTCGGGCAGAACTACTGCGTCGCCTGCCCTGGAAATACCACCACTGACTTTGATGGCTCCACTAACATCATGCAATGCAAAA ACCGACAGTGCGGAGGAGAGCTGGGAGATTTCACTGGTTACATTGAGTCCCCCAACTACCCGGGGAACTACCCAGCTAACGTCGAGTGCACATGGACCATAAACCCTCCACCCAAACGCAGGATCCTTATCGTCGTCCCTGAGATCTACCTGCCTATTGAGGACGAGTGCGGAGACTACCTAGTAATGAGAAAAAGCT CTCTCTCCAACTCTGTGACAACCTATGAGACTTGTCAGACATACGAGCGTCCCATCGCATTCACCTCCCGCTCCAAGAGGCTTTGGATACAGTTCAGGTCCAACGAGGGAAACAGTGGGAAAGGCTTCCAGGTCCCATATGTGACATATGATG AGGACTACCAAGAACTAATAGAAGACATAGTCAGAGATGGAAGATTATACGCTTCTGAGAATCACCAGGAAATTCTCAAG GACAAGAAACTCATGAAGGCGTTGTTTGATGTGCTGGCTCACCCGCAGAACTTCTTCAACTACACAGCGCAAGAATCAAGAGAAATGTTCCCCAAGTCTTTCATCCGCTTCCTGCGTTCCAAAGTCCTGAGATTCCTTCGCCCTTAG
- the scube2 gene encoding signal peptide, CUB and EGF-like domain-containing protein 2 isoform X2, with amino-acid sequence MGAIWAARDFCLFLLLLNSRQSTALPEIRDPCAEGSDGCHIDAICQTTQGSYKCTCKAGFKGDGKHCEDIDECDLEHNGGCVHECNNIPGNYRCTCYDGFNLAHDGHNCLDVDECKFNNGGCQHTCVNIMGSYECRCKEGFFLSDNQHTCIHRSVEGLNCMNKEHGCAHICKETPKGGVACECRPGFELARNQRGCILTCNHGNGGCQHTCEDTENGPICRCHVRYTLQPDKRSCVERDEATTESSDHNATSFTEVDKRVKRRLLMETCALNNGGCDCTCKDTSTGVRCSCPVGFTLQPDGKTCKDIDECELHNGGCEHFCRNTIGSFECNCRKGFKLLTDERSCQDIDECFFERTCDHTCVNSPGGFQCLCNKGYTMYGLAHCGDINECSVNNGGCEQGCENTMGGFECFCHPGYKLHWNKKDCIEAEGLPPANPPSKPTLNCSKQEGGDRCFLTCQSQVHISSGTEDSYTVTCGMPLPCLAGAQKNNSGLYCLGPETASAPRIKTTATFKSGTTKCNLKRSQEKLKESLNSAHSDSRFLFTENVQFSYVSLRCTSSGQRTRSRHGRKAGEEDVSSITAEFELDVNLEEVTAESCDLNCVRRRSEKRLRKTIRTLRKSINREQFHLHFAGSDYELGKSLGQPAELPGHCVAGQMLVGRKCVSCSVGTYYDGDQGRCVLCPAGTYQDEEGQMSCEVCPGPEGREVSKVVGARNISECGGQCPPGQYSHDGFIPCLPCPLGTYQPEVGRTSCFPCGGNLVTKRSAAVAFQECETKVQCSPGHYYNTSTHRCIRCPTGTYQGEFGQNYCVACPGNTTTDFDGSTNIMQCKNRQCGGELGDFTGYIESPNYPGNYPANVECTWTINPPPKRRILIVVPEIYLPIEDECGDYLVMRKSSLSNSVTTYETCQTYERPIAFTSRSKRLWIQFRSNEGNSGKGFQVPYVTYDEDYQELIEDIVRDGRLYASENHQEILKDKKLMKALFDVLAHPQNFFNYTAQESREMFPKSFIRFLRSKVLRFLRP; translated from the exons ATGGGAGCTATTTGGGCTGCAAGggacttttgtttgtttttgctcttgttAAATAGTCGCCAAAGCACAGCGCTTCCAGAGATTCGAG ATCCATGTGCTGAGGGAAGTGATGGCTGTCACATTGATGCAATTTGTCAGACTACCCAAGGCTCATACAAGTGCACGTGTAAAGCAGGCTTTAAAGGAGATGGAAAACACTGCGAAG acatCGATGAATGCGACTTGGAGCACAATGGTGGCTGCGTACACGAGTGCAACAATATACCAGGCAATTATCGCTGCACTTGTTATGACGGATTCAATTTGGCACATGATGGACATAACTGTCTCG ATGTGGATGAATGCAAGTTCAACAATGGTGGGTGCCAACACACTTGTGTCAACATTATGGGCAGCTATGAGTGCCGCTGCAAGGAGGGCTTCTTCCTCAGCGACAACCAGCACACATGCATCCACCGCTCTGTGG AGGGCCTCAACTGTATGAATAAGGAGCACGGCTGCGCCCACATCTGCAAAGAGACACCCAAAGGAGGTGTGGCCTGTGAGTGTCGTCCAGGGTTCGAGCTGGCCAGGAACCAGAGAGGCTGCATCT TAACTTGTAACCACGGCAACGGAGGCTGTCAGCACACCTGTGAAGACACGGAGAACGGCCCCATATGCAGGTGTCATGTCAGGTACACCCTGCAACCTGACAAGAGGTCATGTGTAG aacgAGATGAGGCCACCACCGAGTCCTCAGACCACAACGCAACATCCTTCACTGAGGTGGACAAACGAGTCAAACGAAGACTGTTAATGG AAACCTGTGCGTTGAACAATGGGGGGTGCGACTGCACCTGTAAAGACACATCCACAGGCGTACGCTGCAGCTGCCCCGTCGGCTTCACGCTGCAGCCGGatggaaaaacatgcaaag ATATCGATGAGTGTGAGCTTCACAATGGCGGTTGTGAACACTTCTGCAGGAACACCATCGGCAGCTTTGAGTGCAACTGCAGAAAAGGCTTCAAGCTGCTGACAGATGAACGTTCTTGTCAAG ATATAGATGAGTGCTTTTTTGAGCGGACATGTGATCACACTTGTGTGAACTCCCCTGGAGgttttcagtgtctgtgcaaCAAAGGCTACACCATGTATGGACTGGCCCACTGCGGAG atATAAATGAATGCAGTGTAAACAATGGCGGTTGCGAGCAGGGTTGTGAGAACACCATGGGTGGATTTGAATGCTTTTGCCATCCTGGCTATAAGctgcactggaacaaaaaggaCTGCATTG AGGCTGAGGGTTTACCACCTGCAAACCCCCCCTCTAAACCTACCTTGAACTGTAGTaagcaggagggaggggacCGCTGCTTCCTGACATGCCAGTCCCAAGTTCATATCAGCAGTG ggacAGAAGATTCCTACACGGTGACCTGTGGAATGCCTTTGCCCTGCCTGGCTGGCGCACAAAAGAACAACAGCGGCTTGTATTGCTTAG GTCCAGAAACCGCTAGTGCTCCACGCATTAAGACCACAGCCACGTTCAAGTCTGGCACCACAAAATGCAACTTAAAACGAAGTCAGGAGAAACTCAAGGAGAGTTTAAACTCAGCACACTCAG ATAGCAGGTTCCTCTTCACTGAAAACGTCCAGTTCAGCTACGTGAGCCTGCGCTGCACCTCGTCCGGACAGCGAACGCGCAGCCGCCATGGCAGGAAGGCCGGCGAGGAGGACGTCTCCTCGATAACAGCTGAGTTTGAGCTGGATGTGAACCTAGAGGAGGTAACAG CAGAGAGCTGTGACCTGAACTGCGTGCGCCGACGCTCAGAGAAGAGGCTCAGGAAGACCATCCGGACCCTGAGGAAGTCCATCAACCGGGAACAGTTCCACCTCCACTTTGCCGGTTCGGACTACGAGCTCGGCAAGAGTCTGGGCCAGCCGGCTGAGCTGCCGGGACACTGTGTGGCAGGACAGATGCTGGTGGGCAGGAAATGTG TGAGCTGCAGTGTCGGGACTTACTACGACGGGGATCAGGgaaggtgtgtgttgtgtccagCTGGAACGTATCAGGATGAGGAAGGACAGATGTCTTGTGAGGTCTGTCCTGGACCTGAAGGGAGAGAAGTCTCCAAGGTGGTCGGGGCTCGAAACATATCGGAGTGTGGAG gtcagTGTCCACCCGGTCAGTACTCTCATGATGGTTTCATCCCCTGCCTGCCCTGTCCACTGGGAACGTACCAGCCAGAGGTGGGGCGCACCTCCTGCTTCCCTTGTGGAGGGAACCTGGTGACCAAGCgcagtgctgctgttgccttCCAGGAGTGTGAGACCAAAG TCCAGTGCTCTCCAGGACATTACTACAACACCAGCACACACCGCTGCATCCGCTGTCCGACGGGCACGTATCAAGGAGAGTTCGGGCAGAACTACTGCGTCGCCTGCCCTGGAAATACCACCACTGACTTTGATGGCTCCACTAACATCATGCAATGCAAAA ACCGACAGTGCGGAGGAGAGCTGGGAGATTTCACTGGTTACATTGAGTCCCCCAACTACCCGGGGAACTACCCAGCTAACGTCGAGTGCACATGGACCATAAACCCTCCACCCAAACGCAGGATCCTTATCGTCGTCCCTGAGATCTACCTGCCTATTGAGGACGAGTGCGGAGACTACCTAGTAATGAGAAAAAGCT CTCTCTCCAACTCTGTGACAACCTATGAGACTTGTCAGACATACGAGCGTCCCATCGCATTCACCTCCCGCTCCAAGAGGCTTTGGATACAGTTCAGGTCCAACGAGGGAAACAGTGGGAAAGGCTTCCAGGTCCCATATGTGACATATGATG AGGACTACCAAGAACTAATAGAAGACATAGTCAGAGATGGAAGATTATACGCTTCTGAGAATCACCAGGAAATTCTCAAG GACAAGAAACTCATGAAGGCGTTGTTTGATGTGCTGGCTCACCCGCAGAACTTCTTCAACTACACAGCGCAAGAATCAAGAGAAATGTTCCCCAAGTCTTTCATCCGCTTCCTGCGTTCCAAAGTCCTGAGATTCCTTCGCCCTTAG
- the scube2 gene encoding signal peptide, CUB and EGF-like domain-containing protein 2 isoform X3, with protein sequence MGAIWAARDFCLFLLLLNSRQSTALPEIRADPCAEGSDGCHIDAICQTTQGSYKCTCKAGFKGDGKHCEDIDECDLEHNGGCVHECNNIPGNYRCTCYDGFNLAHDGHNCLDVDECKFNNGGCQHTCVNIMGSYECRCKEGFFLSDNQHTCIHRSVEGLNCMNKEHGCAHICKETPKGGVACECRPGFELARNQRGCILTCNHGNGGCQHTCEDTENGPICRCHVRYTLQPDKRSCVERDEATTESSDHNATSFTEVDKRVKRRLLMETCALNNGGCDCTCKDTSTGVRCSCPVGFTLQPDGKTCKDIDECELHNGGCEHFCRNTIGSFECNCRKGFKLLTDERSCQDIDECFFERTCDHTCVNSPGGFQCLCNKGYTMYGLAHCGDINECSVNNGGCEQGCENTMGGFECFCHPGYKLHWNKKDCIEAEGLPPANPPSKPTLNCSKQEGGDRCFLTCQSQVHISSGTEDSYTVTCGMPLPCLAGAQKNNSGLYCLGPETASAPRIKTTATFKSGTTKCNLKRSQEKLKESLNSAHSDSRFLFTENVQFSYVSLRCTSSGQRTRSRHGRKAGEEDVSSITAEFELDVNLEEVTESCDLNCVRRRSEKRLRKTIRTLRKSINREQFHLHFAGSDYELGKSLGQPAELPGHCVAGQMLVGRKCVSCSVGTYYDGDQGRCVLCPAGTYQDEEGQMSCEVCPGPEGREVSKVVGARNISECGGQCPPGQYSHDGFIPCLPCPLGTYQPEVGRTSCFPCGGNLVTKRSAAVAFQECETKVQCSPGHYYNTSTHRCIRCPTGTYQGEFGQNYCVACPGNTTTDFDGSTNIMQCKNRQCGGELGDFTGYIESPNYPGNYPANVECTWTINPPPKRRILIVVPEIYLPIEDECGDYLVMRKSSLSNSVTTYETCQTYERPIAFTSRSKRLWIQFRSNEGNSGKGFQVPYVTYDEDYQELIEDIVRDGRLYASENHQEILKDKKLMKALFDVLAHPQNFFNYTAQESREMFPKSFIRFLRSKVLRFLRP encoded by the exons ATGGGAGCTATTTGGGCTGCAAGggacttttgtttgtttttgctcttgttAAATAGTCGCCAAAGCACAGCGCTTCCAGAGATTCGAG CAGATCCATGTGCTGAGGGAAGTGATGGCTGTCACATTGATGCAATTTGTCAGACTACCCAAGGCTCATACAAGTGCACGTGTAAAGCAGGCTTTAAAGGAGATGGAAAACACTGCGAAG acatCGATGAATGCGACTTGGAGCACAATGGTGGCTGCGTACACGAGTGCAACAATATACCAGGCAATTATCGCTGCACTTGTTATGACGGATTCAATTTGGCACATGATGGACATAACTGTCTCG ATGTGGATGAATGCAAGTTCAACAATGGTGGGTGCCAACACACTTGTGTCAACATTATGGGCAGCTATGAGTGCCGCTGCAAGGAGGGCTTCTTCCTCAGCGACAACCAGCACACATGCATCCACCGCTCTGTGG AGGGCCTCAACTGTATGAATAAGGAGCACGGCTGCGCCCACATCTGCAAAGAGACACCCAAAGGAGGTGTGGCCTGTGAGTGTCGTCCAGGGTTCGAGCTGGCCAGGAACCAGAGAGGCTGCATCT TAACTTGTAACCACGGCAACGGAGGCTGTCAGCACACCTGTGAAGACACGGAGAACGGCCCCATATGCAGGTGTCATGTCAGGTACACCCTGCAACCTGACAAGAGGTCATGTGTAG aacgAGATGAGGCCACCACCGAGTCCTCAGACCACAACGCAACATCCTTCACTGAGGTGGACAAACGAGTCAAACGAAGACTGTTAATGG AAACCTGTGCGTTGAACAATGGGGGGTGCGACTGCACCTGTAAAGACACATCCACAGGCGTACGCTGCAGCTGCCCCGTCGGCTTCACGCTGCAGCCGGatggaaaaacatgcaaag ATATCGATGAGTGTGAGCTTCACAATGGCGGTTGTGAACACTTCTGCAGGAACACCATCGGCAGCTTTGAGTGCAACTGCAGAAAAGGCTTCAAGCTGCTGACAGATGAACGTTCTTGTCAAG ATATAGATGAGTGCTTTTTTGAGCGGACATGTGATCACACTTGTGTGAACTCCCCTGGAGgttttcagtgtctgtgcaaCAAAGGCTACACCATGTATGGACTGGCCCACTGCGGAG atATAAATGAATGCAGTGTAAACAATGGCGGTTGCGAGCAGGGTTGTGAGAACACCATGGGTGGATTTGAATGCTTTTGCCATCCTGGCTATAAGctgcactggaacaaaaaggaCTGCATTG AGGCTGAGGGTTTACCACCTGCAAACCCCCCCTCTAAACCTACCTTGAACTGTAGTaagcaggagggaggggacCGCTGCTTCCTGACATGCCAGTCCCAAGTTCATATCAGCAGTG ggacAGAAGATTCCTACACGGTGACCTGTGGAATGCCTTTGCCCTGCCTGGCTGGCGCACAAAAGAACAACAGCGGCTTGTATTGCTTAG GTCCAGAAACCGCTAGTGCTCCACGCATTAAGACCACAGCCACGTTCAAGTCTGGCACCACAAAATGCAACTTAAAACGAAGTCAGGAGAAACTCAAGGAGAGTTTAAACTCAGCACACTCAG ATAGCAGGTTCCTCTTCACTGAAAACGTCCAGTTCAGCTACGTGAGCCTGCGCTGCACCTCGTCCGGACAGCGAACGCGCAGCCGCCATGGCAGGAAGGCCGGCGAGGAGGACGTCTCCTCGATAACAGCTGAGTTTGAGCTGGATGTGAACCTAGAGGAGGTAACAG AGAGCTGTGACCTGAACTGCGTGCGCCGACGCTCAGAGAAGAGGCTCAGGAAGACCATCCGGACCCTGAGGAAGTCCATCAACCGGGAACAGTTCCACCTCCACTTTGCCGGTTCGGACTACGAGCTCGGCAAGAGTCTGGGCCAGCCGGCTGAGCTGCCGGGACACTGTGTGGCAGGACAGATGCTGGTGGGCAGGAAATGTG TGAGCTGCAGTGTCGGGACTTACTACGACGGGGATCAGGgaaggtgtgtgttgtgtccagCTGGAACGTATCAGGATGAGGAAGGACAGATGTCTTGTGAGGTCTGTCCTGGACCTGAAGGGAGAGAAGTCTCCAAGGTGGTCGGGGCTCGAAACATATCGGAGTGTGGAG gtcagTGTCCACCCGGTCAGTACTCTCATGATGGTTTCATCCCCTGCCTGCCCTGTCCACTGGGAACGTACCAGCCAGAGGTGGGGCGCACCTCCTGCTTCCCTTGTGGAGGGAACCTGGTGACCAAGCgcagtgctgctgttgccttCCAGGAGTGTGAGACCAAAG TCCAGTGCTCTCCAGGACATTACTACAACACCAGCACACACCGCTGCATCCGCTGTCCGACGGGCACGTATCAAGGAGAGTTCGGGCAGAACTACTGCGTCGCCTGCCCTGGAAATACCACCACTGACTTTGATGGCTCCACTAACATCATGCAATGCAAAA ACCGACAGTGCGGAGGAGAGCTGGGAGATTTCACTGGTTACATTGAGTCCCCCAACTACCCGGGGAACTACCCAGCTAACGTCGAGTGCACATGGACCATAAACCCTCCACCCAAACGCAGGATCCTTATCGTCGTCCCTGAGATCTACCTGCCTATTGAGGACGAGTGCGGAGACTACCTAGTAATGAGAAAAAGCT CTCTCTCCAACTCTGTGACAACCTATGAGACTTGTCAGACATACGAGCGTCCCATCGCATTCACCTCCCGCTCCAAGAGGCTTTGGATACAGTTCAGGTCCAACGAGGGAAACAGTGGGAAAGGCTTCCAGGTCCCATATGTGACATATGATG AGGACTACCAAGAACTAATAGAAGACATAGTCAGAGATGGAAGATTATACGCTTCTGAGAATCACCAGGAAATTCTCAAG GACAAGAAACTCATGAAGGCGTTGTTTGATGTGCTGGCTCACCCGCAGAACTTCTTCAACTACACAGCGCAAGAATCAAGAGAAATGTTCCCCAAGTCTTTCATCCGCTTCCTGCGTTCCAAAGTCCTGAGATTCCTTCGCCCTTAG